Proteins co-encoded in one Prunus persica cultivar Lovell chromosome G6, Prunus_persica_NCBIv2, whole genome shotgun sequence genomic window:
- the LOC18775628 gene encoding licodione synthase, with the protein MALELVLLMILFLLLAILLILFPILTSKIFQTHLHLPPSPLALPIIDHYHLLGPLIHRTFHNLSLRFGPLFSLCLGSLQCFVVSSADLAKEFLSTHELSFISHAQSLAIESITYNASLAFAPYGPYWKFIKKLTLKELLGNHSINNLVSIRTQEYLRLLRFLGKKAESGEAVNLTEEFPKLWNNVILQMIVGNRGLSAEGRVVLAEEAGVLVRQATRLFGEVSLCDFFWACKKLDLGGFVKRIEETRRRFDVLVEKVIREREELRKKERMEEKEEVKDFLATLLDMLEDGSAEVEFTRLHIKALITDLFMAETDTNAISLEWALAELINHPRVLKKAKEEIHRAVGNRRVAGDSDVPNLPYIQAIIKETFRLHPPVPLVTRNSVQQCKIGGYDIPTNTMLHVNVWAIGRDPKNWESPLDFWLERFLQLGEDDGQMSAVDVDVRGQHFHLMPFGSGRRVCRGMNLAMKMLPGVLAALIQCFDWKVDGSDCKKMNGDDVLEMDERPGFTAPRAHDLVCVPVARFSPLNILDP; encoded by the exons ATGGCACTTGAGCTAGTCCTACTCATGatcctctttcttctcttagCTATCCTTCTTATTCTCTTCCCAATCCTAACCTCCAAAATATTCCAAACCCACCTTCACCTCCCTCCAAGCCCCTTAGCTCTACCCATCATAGATCACTACCATCTCCTCGGCCCTCTCATCCACCGCACCTTCCACAACCTCTCTCTCCGCTTCGGCCCCTTATTCTCCCTCTGCCTCGGCTCGCTCCAATGCTTTGTCGTTTCCTCAGCGGACCTAGCGAAAGAGTTCCTCAGCACCCATGAGCTCTCCTTCATATCCCATGCTCAGTCCCTCGCCATTGAAAGCATAACCTACAATGCTTCCCTTGCATTTGCACCCTATGGACCTTACTGGAAGTTCATCAAGAAACTGACATTGAAAGAGCTTCTAGGAAACCATAGCATCAACAACTTAGTTTCCATTCGAACCCAAGAGTATCTTAGGCTTCTGAGGTTCTTGGGCAAGAAAGCTGAGAGTGGTGAAGCTGTGAATCTCACTGAGGAGTTTCCGAAGCTTTGGAACAATGTGATCTTGCAGATGATTGTTGGGAATCGGGGTTTGAGCGCCGAAGGTAGGGTGGTGCTGGCGGAGGAGGCGGGGGTGTTGGTGCGGCAGGCCACGAGGCTTTTTGGAGAGGTGAGTTTGTGCgattttttttgggcttgTAAGAAGTTGGATTTGGGAGGGTTTGTGAAGAGAATTGAGGAGACGCGTAGGAGGTTTGATGTGTTGGTGGAGAAGGTAATTAGGGAACGAGAAGAGCTGAGAAAGAAGGAACGGATGGAAGAGAAGGAGGAAGTCAAGGATTTTCTTGCTACATTGCTTGATATGTTGGAGGATGGGAGTGCTGAGGTTGAATTTACAAGACTTCACATTAAGGCTCTAATTACG GATTTATTCATGGCTGAAACTGACACAAATGCAATTTCACTAGAGTGGGCATTGGCAGAGCTCATCAACCACCCAAGAGTGCTCAAGAAAGCAAAGGAGGAGATCCATCGAGCCGTCGGAAATCGAAGAGTAGCCGGAGATTCGGATGTTCCAAATCTTCCATACATCCAAGCCATCATAAAAGAAACATTTAGACTACATCCACCAGTGCCTTTGGTCACGAGAAACTCTGTACAACAATGTAAGATTGGGGGATATGACATCCCTACAAACACAATGCTACATGTGAATGTTTGGGCCATTGGAAGGGACCCAAAGAACTGGGAAAGCCCACTGGACTTCTGGCTTGAAAGATTCTTACAACTCGGTGAGGACGATGGCCAGATGAGTGCAGTGGACGTTGATGTTAGGGGCCAACATTTTCATCTCATGCCATTTGGGTCTGGGAGGAGGGTGTGTCGTGGTATGAACTTGGCCATGAAAATGTTGCCTGGGGTACTTGCGGCTTTGATTCAGTGCTTCGATTGGAAGGTTGATGGGTCTGATTGCAAGAAGATGAATGGTGATGATGTTCTTGAAATGGATGAACGGCCTGGATTTACTGCTCCGAGGGCGCATGATCTTGTATGCGTTCCCGTTGCCCGCTTCAGCCCACTCAACATCCTTGACCCATAA
- the LOC109949504 gene encoding uncharacterized protein LOC109949504, with translation MAGFNQSKADYSLFTMSHGSSFTALLIYVDDIIITGNDPASIKSLMGVLHEKFRIKDLGDLKYFLGIEVSRSKRGIVISQRKYTLDILKDAGLLGARPYDFPMEQKLKLTPTDGDLLHDPAHYRRLVGRLIYLTITRPDIVYSVHTLSQFMHQPRKPHLEAVLRVLRYLKGSPGQGLLFPSENNLKLTAFCDSDWASCPTTRRSTTGYCTFLGDALISWKTKKQNVVSRSSAEAEYRAMAHATCEITWLRYLLQDFQVNIQEPAVLHCDNQAALHIAANPVFHERTKHIELDCHLVREKIQSGMITTAYTPSSHQLADIFTKPLGRDSFNMIIRKLGVLNLHSPT, from the coding sequence ATGGCGGGATTTAATCAGTCCAAGGCAGACTACTCTCTATTCACCATGTCACATGGCTCATCTTTCACTGCTTTATTGATTTATGTTGACGACATTATAATTACAGGCAATGATCCAGCCTCCATTAAATCTCTCATGGGAGTCCTTCATGAAAAATTTCGTATCAAGGACCTAGGTGACCTTAAATACTTTTTGGGCATTGAAGTGTCAAGATCCAAGCGTGGAATTGTCATCTCTCAACGAAAATACACCTTGGATATTCTAAAAGATGCTGGTCTTCTCGGAGCACGCCCATATGATTTTCCCATGGAGCAAAAGTTAAAGCTGACTCCAACTGATGGTGATTTGTTACATGACCCTGCTCACTATAGGAGACTTGTTGGGCGCCTCATATACCTTACTATAACCAGGCCAGACATTGTTTACTCAGTACATACACTTAGCCAATTCATGCACCAACCACGCAAGCCACACCTTGAGGCAGTACTTCGAGTTTTGCGATATCTAAAGGGTTCACCCGGCCAAGGACTTTTGTTTCCTTCAGAAAACAACTTAAAGCTGACAGCCTTCTGTGACTCTGACTGGGCTAGCTGCCCAACTACAAGAAGATCTACCACTGGGTATTGTACCTTTCTCGGGGACGCACTAATatcatggaaaacaaagaagcagAATGTTGTCTCACGCTCTTCAGCCGAAGCCGAATATCGAGCCATGGCACATGCAACTTGTGAGATAACTTGGTTGAGATACTTGTTACAAGATTTTCAAGTCAATATTCAAGAGCCCGCTGTTTTGCATTGTGACAATCAAGCTGCACTACACATAGCAGCGAATCCAGTTTTTCATGAGCGTACAAAACATATCGAGTTGGACTGTCATTTGGTACGAGAGAAAATTCAATCTGGGATGATTACTACTGCATACACGCCTTCTTCCCACCAGTTGGCAGACATCTTCACAAAACCACTTGGAAGAGATTCCTTCAATATGATTATTCGCAAGTTAGGAGTTCTGAACCTTcactctccaacttga
- the LOC18774739 gene encoding 60S ribosomal protein L35: protein MARIKVHELRNKTKAELLGQLKDLKAELALLRVAKVTGGAPNKLSKIKVVRLSIAQVLTVISQKQKAALREVYKNKKFLPLDLRPKKTRAIRRRLTKHQASLKTEREKKKEMYFPLRKFAIKA, encoded by the exons ATGG CGAGGATCAAGGTCCACGAGCTCAGAAACAAGACAAAGGCAGAGCTTTTGGGTCAACTGAAGGATCTGAAGGCAGAGCTTGCCCTCCTCCGAGTCGCCAAGGTCACCGGTGGAGCCCCCAACAAGCTCTCCAAAAT CAAGGTGGTGAGGCTTTCAATAGCACAGGTGTTGACAGTGATTTCCCAGAAGCAAAAAGCGGCTCTAAGGGAAGTCTACAAGAACAAGAAGTTTCTTCCTCTGGATTTGCGCCCAAAGAAGACCAGGGCCATCAGAAGGCGTCTGACCAAGCATCAG GCATCTTTGAAGACAGAAcgggagaagaagaaggagatgtACTTCCCATTGAGGAAGTTTGCAATCAAAGCATAA